A genomic segment from Thermococcus sp. encodes:
- the trmBL2 gene encoding HTH-type transcriptional regulator TrmBL2, with translation MVKDKMVELLQEHFELNLYEARAYVALVGFGVLTPAELASVSEVPAPRTYDVLRSLEKKGFAISQPGKVNKYRPVHPENILEKFIEEWQERIAEELEAKKKAKDELLQLMKPLIETEIPKYGVEKVWVVRGIRNATLKTKEMFEDVKEQILLADDGYIAINLESDIIKAIDKGVKAKILVAPNVLQRLNTSKIMDYYKKGKLELRVLDKFELPMLICDDEVFFALEDMAARYFNYETQIWIKDFRVKALFEGKFNEYWEKAKKA, from the coding sequence ATGGTTAAGGACAAGATGGTTGAGCTCCTTCAGGAGCACTTCGAGTTGAACCTCTACGAGGCAAGGGCGTACGTAGCACTGGTCGGCTTCGGCGTTCTGACACCGGCGGAGCTTGCCAGCGTCTCGGAGGTTCCCGCCCCAAGGACCTATGATGTTCTCAGGAGCCTTGAGAAGAAAGGCTTCGCCATAAGCCAGCCAGGCAAGGTCAACAAGTACAGGCCGGTTCACCCAGAGAACATCCTCGAGAAGTTCATCGAGGAGTGGCAGGAGAGGATCGCGGAGGAGCTTGAGGCCAAGAAGAAGGCCAAGGATGAACTCCTCCAGCTTATGAAGCCCCTCATCGAGACCGAGATTCCAAAGTACGGCGTCGAGAAGGTCTGGGTTGTCCGCGGAATCAGGAACGCCACTCTCAAGACCAAGGAGATGTTCGAGGACGTCAAGGAGCAGATACTTCTGGCGGACGACGGCTACATCGCCATCAACCTGGAGAGCGATATCATCAAGGCCATAGACAAGGGCGTCAAGGCCAAGATACTCGTCGCCCCGAACGTCCTCCAGAGGCTCAACACCTCAAAGATAATGGACTATTACAAGAAGGGCAAACTCGAACTTAGGGTCCTCGACAAGTTCGAGCTTCCAATGCTCATCTGCGACGACGAGGTATTCTTTGCCCTTGAGGACATGGCGGCCCGCTACTTCAACTACGAGACCCAGATATGGATCAAGGACTTCCGCGTTAAGGCCCTGTTCGAGGGCAAGTTCAACGAGTACTGGGAGAAGGCCAAGAAGGCCTGA
- a CDS encoding DUF4855 domain-containing protein: MAKFALWWVTWNGSDYESRMTVGSRKATVEDFKERGFDRIVILSGEGRGIKYSGPFYNSGYNDGREFARWVSNYIYGMPVYITIPFSRPEGFPRDQVQIPFEYSGVNSYYKGWIDGVLSVDNTDITGFYWSYESCLQTTSYDEAHVTKEFIQYMSNYIHNHGQEFIWIPATGDRGVTYLRKDSFDGILNIGGYFDYVFVQPNYYQNGVCIEYINGHKQTFPYSYEKLVEKIRWVYEELPRNIKNPNTRISIEMEADRTILGIPCNCGNGYNCPEGMKCDCNLEKCYEHCREHQPQKAIDYALDYVRALNDVGWKPSNLAYYFSTDFKVIDTLQEQCRRELNEPYV; the protein is encoded by the coding sequence GTGGCAAAGTTCGCACTATGGTGGGTTACGTGGAATGGTTCTGACTACGAGTCGAGGATGACTGTGGGGAGTAGAAAAGCCACCGTTGAAGACTTTAAAGAGAGGGGTTTTGACAGGATTGTCATTCTCAGCGGAGAAGGGAGGGGGATTAAGTACAGTGGACCATTCTATAATTCGGGATACAACGATGGGAGGGAATTTGCAAGATGGGTGTCCAACTACATATATGGGATGCCAGTGTATATAACAATACCCTTTAGCCGCCCCGAGGGATTTCCGCGGGATCAAGTGCAGATACCGTTTGAGTACTCTGGCGTGAACTCATACTACAAGGGCTGGATTGATGGTGTTCTGAGCGTTGATAACACTGACATTACTGGATTCTACTGGAGTTATGAGAGTTGCCTTCAGACTACCTCTTACGATGAGGCCCACGTTACGAAGGAGTTCATCCAGTACATGAGTAACTACATTCATAATCATGGCCAGGAATTCATTTGGATTCCGGCGACTGGGGATAGGGGTGTAACCTACTTGCGTAAGGATTCTTTCGATGGAATTCTCAATATTGGTGGTTATTTTGACTACGTTTTCGTCCAGCCGAACTACTATCAGAACGGCGTCTGTATCGAGTACATTAACGGGCATAAACAAACGTTTCCGTACTCATACGAGAAGTTAGTCGAGAAGATCCGCTGGGTTTATGAGGAACTCCCGAGGAACATTAAAAACCCAAACACAAGAATTTCAATAGAAATGGAAGCCGACAGGACCATACTGGGAATTCCCTGCAACTGTGGCAATGGGTATAATTGCCCTGAGGGCATGAAGTGCGACTGCAACCTTGAAAAGTGTTATGAGCACTGCAGAGAACACCAGCCACAGAAGGCGATTGATTACGCCCTGGATTACGTTAGAGCGCTAAACGATGTCGGATGGAAACCATCAAACTTAGCATACTACTTCAGCACAGATTTCAAAGTAATAGACACCCTCCAAGAGCAATGCAGGAGGGAACTCAATGAACCGTACGTTTGA
- a CDS encoding FaeA/PapI family transcriptional regulator: MKNVKVLEILNEGPKTIEEIAEATGIKAMEIRRYLLRFAEQGKVESYQKNGKLFWKIKEKSEEEEEFKYV, from the coding sequence ATGAAGAACGTGAAGGTGCTTGAGATTCTCAACGAAGGCCCGAAGACCATAGAAGAAATAGCCGAGGCTACGGGCATAAAAGCAATGGAAATAAGGCGCTACCTGCTCCGCTTTGCAGAGCAGGGAAAGGTCGAGAGCTACCAGAAGAACGGCAAGCTCTTCTGGAAGATCAAGGAGAAGAGCGAGGAGGAAGAGGAGTTTAAATACGTCTGA
- a CDS encoding Sjogren's syndrome/scleroderma autoantigen 1 family protein: MEGPTEWEMRNIIMPLMLSGAKMLDKHCPKCGSPLFEKDGRVFCPVCEYREKQRKGEIKGVEERLREKLNELANSLPEDIDELEKHLRAMEKIMELLERYKKLEGG; this comes from the coding sequence ATGGAAGGGCCAACGGAGTGGGAGATGCGCAACATCATAATGCCTTTGATGCTTTCCGGCGCGAAGATGCTTGACAAACACTGCCCCAAGTGCGGCTCGCCGCTCTTCGAGAAGGACGGTAGGGTTTTCTGCCCGGTATGCGAGTACAGGGAAAAGCAGAGGAAGGGCGAGATAAAGGGAGTTGAAGAAAGATTGAGGGAAAAGCTGAACGAGCTCGCCAACTCCCTTCCTGAGGATATTGACGAACTGGAGAAACACTTAAGGGCAATGGAGAAGATAATGGAACTGTTGGAGCGCTATAAAAAATTGGAGGGAGGATGA
- a CDS encoding arginase family protein → MVTFVPFGEKPNRDGVIYVLNFLKRNKLIDDYIIVESSRVELLPERVPLDRAYIIGEHLATYGIVQKLSPPALISVDAHTDLMHDYLDHGSWLAYALEEHLINRAVVLAPVLMIPTTERTQLWTRRVKIFPALLRSRKVRGKWRAYKNLQTNDLLEILDETKKYLGDEVYLTVDLDVLRPEYRIARFQHGELTLKELLELLEGIKENFRITAFDIAEVSDRIRRSHLGKKAFVEVFQLLMG, encoded by the coding sequence ATGGTAACGTTCGTCCCATTCGGGGAGAAGCCAAATAGGGACGGTGTTATCTACGTCCTAAACTTCCTCAAGAGAAACAAGCTCATAGATGACTATATTATAGTTGAATCCAGCAGGGTTGAACTGCTCCCCGAGAGGGTACCCTTAGACAGGGCTTACATCATCGGCGAACACCTCGCCACCTACGGCATCGTCCAAAAACTTAGCCCCCCGGCTTTAATCAGCGTTGACGCTCACACCGATTTAATGCACGACTACCTCGACCACGGCTCGTGGCTGGCCTACGCCCTTGAAGAGCACTTGATAAACCGGGCCGTCGTTCTGGCGCCAGTGCTTATGATACCAACTACCGAGAGAACCCAGCTCTGGACGAGGCGCGTCAAAATCTTCCCGGCGCTATTGAGAAGCAGAAAAGTTAGGGGGAAGTGGAGGGCTTACAAAAACCTCCAAACAAATGATTTGCTGGAGATACTCGACGAAACGAAGAAGTACCTCGGTGATGAAGTCTATCTCACCGTCGACCTCGACGTTCTCAGGCCGGAATACAGGATAGCCCGCTTCCAGCACGGGGAGCTTACCCTTAAGGAACTCCTCGAACTCCTAGAGGGCATAAAGGAAAACTTCAGGATAACCGCCTTCGATATCGCAGAGGTCTCAGACAGAATAAGGCGCTCTCACCTCGGAAAGAAGGCCTTCGTTGAGGTATTCCAGCTCTTGATGGGGTGA
- the hxlAB gene encoding bifunctional 3-hexulose-6-phosphate synthase/6-phospho-3-hexuloisomerase, which translates to MILQVALDLTDVEQAISIAEKAAHGGAHWLEVGTPLIKKEGMRAVELLKRRFPDRKIVADLKTMDTGALEVEMAARHGADVVSILGVADDKTILDAVDVARRYGIRVMVDLIGVKDKVKRAKELERMGVHYILVHTGIDEQVQGKTPLEDLEKVVKAVKVPVAVAGGLNLQTIPKVVELGATIIIVGGAITKAKDPGDITRKIIDIFWGEYMMTIRKAMRDITEHINSVADTIKLEQVRGFVDAMIGANKIFIYGAGRSGLVGKAFAMRLMHLDFNVYVVGETITPAFEPGDILIAISGSGETKSIVDAAQIARAEGGRVVSITSYANSTLGKLADVVVEIPGRTKEDVPTDYIARQMLTKYKWIAPMGTLFEDSTMILLDGVIALLMATFQKTEKDMRKKHATLE; encoded by the coding sequence ATGATACTCCAAGTTGCCCTTGACCTTACTGACGTTGAACAGGCCATTTCTATCGCAGAGAAAGCTGCACATGGCGGCGCTCACTGGCTTGAGGTCGGGACTCCGCTCATCAAAAAGGAAGGTATGCGCGCGGTCGAGCTTCTCAAGAGGCGCTTCCCTGACAGGAAAATCGTTGCGGACCTCAAGACAATGGACACCGGTGCTTTGGAGGTTGAGATGGCGGCAAGACACGGTGCGGATGTTGTTTCTATCCTCGGCGTTGCAGATGATAAGACCATCCTCGATGCAGTTGATGTCGCAAGGAGGTATGGGATTAGGGTGATGGTCGATCTTATAGGCGTCAAGGATAAGGTGAAGCGCGCCAAGGAACTGGAGAGGATGGGTGTTCATTATATACTTGTCCATACTGGTATAGACGAGCAGGTTCAGGGAAAAACTCCATTGGAAGACCTCGAGAAGGTTGTTAAAGCCGTTAAGGTTCCCGTGGCAGTTGCAGGCGGTTTAAACCTTCAGACCATCCCCAAGGTTGTGGAACTCGGTGCGACAATAATAATCGTTGGCGGGGCCATTACAAAGGCAAAAGACCCCGGGGATATCACAAGAAAGATAATCGACATCTTCTGGGGAGAGTATATGATGACCATACGGAAGGCCATGAGGGACATAACGGAACACATAAACAGCGTTGCCGACACCATAAAGCTCGAGCAGGTTCGCGGCTTCGTCGATGCGATGATAGGGGCCAACAAGATATTCATCTACGGCGCTGGAAGGAGTGGCCTCGTTGGTAAGGCATTCGCGATGAGACTCATGCATCTCGACTTCAACGTCTACGTCGTCGGCGAAACGATAACACCAGCCTTCGAACCCGGCGACATCCTTATAGCGATAAGCGGTTCGGGAGAGACCAAGAGTATCGTCGACGCGGCACAGATAGCGAGGGCCGAGGGAGGAAGGGTCGTGTCCATAACCTCCTACGCCAACTCCACCCTAGGAAAGCTCGCCGATGTGGTCGTTGAGATACCCGGCAGAACTAAGGAGGACGTCCCTACGGACTATATAGCCAGGCAGATGCTTACGAAGTACAAATGGATTGCTCCTATGGGAACCCTTTTTGAGGATTCCACCATGATACTTCTCGACGGGGTTATAGCCCTCCTTATGGCCACCTTCCAGAAGACGGAGAAGGACATGCGCAAGAAGCACGCAACACTGGAGTGA